Proteins from a single region of Xenopus laevis strain J_2021 chromosome 9_10S, Xenopus_laevis_v10.1, whole genome shotgun sequence:
- the paqr4.S gene encoding progestin and adipoQ receptor family member 4, which translates to MAFLSGPRLLDWASSPPHLQFNKFVLTGYRPVANGGECMRSLFYLHNELGNIYTHGIPLLCFLFLLPLHIHWLQLSVPWLGLVHYLACVTPQLGSVVYHLFMNHHGGAPVYHKLLTFDMCGICLVNTLGALPIIYCTLMCYPSTRTLALLAYSALSSYVIFCAVSAHSNVSRLCSFAWQAAFRFFIFYLRWADLGFGHPSSLRCYLLMDGLALLGGIINVSRLPERLHPGKFDYWFNSHQIMHVLVVISILYLHWGVTSDLSWISSHSCPSD; encoded by the exons ATGGCTTTCCTGAGTGGTCCCCGGCTCCTAGACTGGGCCAGCTCGCCGCCTCACCTACAGTTCAATAAGTTTGTGTTGACAGGATATCGTCCTGTGGCAAATGGAGGTGAATGCATGAGGAGCCTCTTCTATCTGCACAACGAACTTGGAAACATCTACACACATG GGATCCCACTTCTCTGTTTCCTTTTCCTGCTTCCTCTTCACATACACTGGCTTCAGCTGTCCGTGCCATGGCTAGGTTTGGTACATTACCTGGCATGTGTAACTCCACAATTGGGCAGTGTTGTGTATCATCTCTTCATGAACCATCACGGTGGGGCTCCAGTCTACCACAAACTTCTTACATTTGACATGTGTGGAATCTGTCTGGTTAACACGCTAG gtGCCCTTCCAATCATATACTGTACCTTGATGTGCTACCCATCCACTAGGACTTTGGCCCTTCTGGCATATTCTGCTTTATCGAGCTACGTGATCTTCTGTGCAGTCAGCGCCCACAGCAATGTCAGTCGGCTCTGCTCATTTGCCTGGCAGGCCGCATTCCGCTTCTTCATTTTTTACCTGCGCTGGGCAGACCTAGGTTTTGGACACCCATCCTCACTGCGCTGCTACCTCTTGATGGATGGTTTGGCCTTGCTTGGCGGCATAATTAACGTTTCTCGTCTACCCGAGCGCCTTCACCCAGGAAAATTTGACTACTGGTTCAACAGCCATCAGATCATGCATGTCTTGGTGGTGATCAGCATCCTGTATTTGCACTGGGGCGTGACTTCTGATCTTTCTTGGATCAGTAGCCATTCCTGCCCCTCGGACTGA